The following are from one region of the Littorina saxatilis isolate snail1 linkage group LG2, US_GU_Lsax_2.0, whole genome shotgun sequence genome:
- the LOC138959432 gene encoding putative RNA-binding protein Luc7-like 1 isoform X3, translating to MDLGDCPNVHDLALRADYERAAANKDYYYDIDAMEHLQNFIGDCDRKTEMAKRRLKETQEELSEEANGKADQIHQLGEQIGTRMAEAEEMGAEGLVDESLKLMEEIEDIKKQKAQLEIEFRNSMPASSYQQQKLRVCEVCGAYLGIHDNDRRLADHFGGKLHLGFITIRSKLDDLKQLVTERRAQREKDREDLRKKREEELRERSASKQRSRTRSRERSRDKDRERRRRSRSGESSRRKKRSRSRSKDRRRRRSHSRERRSRSGSRRRRSGSRSRRSRSGSRSKKNRRGHRSRSGSASRHGRRRRRRSSGSDGDRGTGMKIKQEKDL from the exons ATGGATCTTGGGGACTGTCCCAATGTCCATGACCTTGCCCTTCGAGCTGACTATGAGCGTGCTGCCGCCAACAAGGACTACTATTATGACATTGAC GCCATGGAACACCTGCAGAACTTCATTGGGGACTGTGACCGCAAGACAGAGATGGCCAAGCGTCGCCTGAAGGAGACTCAGGAAGAACTCAGCGAGGAGGCCAACGGCAAG GCCGATCAGATTCACCAACTGGGGGAGCAGATTGGCACCAGGATGGCTGAGGCCGAGGAGATGGGGGCCGAAGGACTGGTGGATGAATCGCTCAAACTCATGGAGGAGATCGAGGACATCAAGAAGCAAAAAGCCCAACTGGAA ATCGAATTTCGCAACTCCATGCCTGCCTCCAGCTACCAGCAGCAGAAGCTGCgagtgtgtgaggtgtgtggaGCATACCTAGGTATCCATGACAACGACCGGCGCCTGGCTGACCACTTTGGTGGCAAGCTGCATCTGGGTTTCATCACCATCCGCAGCAAGCTGGATGACCTCAAG CAATTGGTGACAGAACGTCGTGCCCAGCGTGAAAAAGACAGAGAAGATCTACGTAAAAAGCGTGAGGAAGAACTGAGGGAACGCTCTGCAAGCAAACAGCGCAGCCGTACCAGAAGTCGAGAACGTTCCAGGGACAAAGATCGTGAGCGTCGTCGTAGATCCCGCAGCGGAGAAAGCAGCCGGAGGAAAAAGAG GTCCAGGTCACGCTCCAAAGACCGCAGACGTCGTCGAAGTCATTCACGTGAGCGTCGGTCTCGCTCAGGCTCTCGTCGCAG gCGGTCTGGATCTCGGTCCCGTCGATCTCGGTCTGGCAGTCGCTCCAAGAAGAACAGACGCGGCCACCGATCTCGTAGCGGTTCTGCTTCTCGCCACGGCAGGAGGCGGCGAAGACGCTCTTCTGGTTCAGACGGTGACAGAG gaaCGGGGATGAAGATTAAACAAGAGAAGGACCTTTGA
- the LOC138959432 gene encoding putative RNA-binding protein Luc7-like 1 isoform X1: MSAHDQVRAMLDELMGTARDGDSSNYKVKFDDPRVCKSFLLGCCPHDILASTRMDLGDCPNVHDLALRADYERAAANKDYYYDIDAMEHLQNFIGDCDRKTEMAKRRLKETQEELSEEANGKADQIHQLGEQIGTRMAEAEEMGAEGLVDESLKLMEEIEDIKKQKAQLEIEFRNSMPASSYQQQKLRVCEVCGAYLGIHDNDRRLADHFGGKLHLGFITIRSKLDDLKQLVTERRAQREKDREDLRKKREEELRERSASKQRSRTRSRERSRDKDRERRRRSRSGESSRRKKRSRSRSKDRRRRRSHSRERRSRSGSRRRRSGSRSRRSRSGSRSKKNRRGHRSRSGSASRHGRRRRRRSSGSDGDRGTGMKIKQEKDL; this comes from the exons ATGTCTGCACACGATCAAGTTCGAGCTATGCTTGATGAGCTGATGGGAACAGCTCGCGATG GGGATAGCTCAAACTACAAAGTGAAGTTTGATGACCCTCGGGTATGTAAGAGCTTCCTGCTAGGCTGTTGTCCACATGATATTCTTGCTAGCACG CGCATGGATCTTGGGGACTGTCCCAATGTCCATGACCTTGCCCTTCGAGCTGACTATGAGCGTGCTGCCGCCAACAAGGACTACTATTATGACATTGAC GCCATGGAACACCTGCAGAACTTCATTGGGGACTGTGACCGCAAGACAGAGATGGCCAAGCGTCGCCTGAAGGAGACTCAGGAAGAACTCAGCGAGGAGGCCAACGGCAAG GCCGATCAGATTCACCAACTGGGGGAGCAGATTGGCACCAGGATGGCTGAGGCCGAGGAGATGGGGGCCGAAGGACTGGTGGATGAATCGCTCAAACTCATGGAGGAGATCGAGGACATCAAGAAGCAAAAAGCCCAACTGGAA ATCGAATTTCGCAACTCCATGCCTGCCTCCAGCTACCAGCAGCAGAAGCTGCgagtgtgtgaggtgtgtggaGCATACCTAGGTATCCATGACAACGACCGGCGCCTGGCTGACCACTTTGGTGGCAAGCTGCATCTGGGTTTCATCACCATCCGCAGCAAGCTGGATGACCTCAAG CAATTGGTGACAGAACGTCGTGCCCAGCGTGAAAAAGACAGAGAAGATCTACGTAAAAAGCGTGAGGAAGAACTGAGGGAACGCTCTGCAAGCAAACAGCGCAGCCGTACCAGAAGTCGAGAACGTTCCAGGGACAAAGATCGTGAGCGTCGTCGTAGATCCCGCAGCGGAGAAAGCAGCCGGAGGAAAAAGAG GTCCAGGTCACGCTCCAAAGACCGCAGACGTCGTCGAAGTCATTCACGTGAGCGTCGGTCTCGCTCAGGCTCTCGTCGCAG gCGGTCTGGATCTCGGTCCCGTCGATCTCGGTCTGGCAGTCGCTCCAAGAAGAACAGACGCGGCCACCGATCTCGTAGCGGTTCTGCTTCTCGCCACGGCAGGAGGCGGCGAAGACGCTCTTCTGGTTCAGACGGTGACAGAG gaaCGGGGATGAAGATTAAACAAGAGAAGGACCTTTGA
- the LOC138959432 gene encoding putative RNA-binding protein Luc7-like 1 isoform X2 — protein MSAHDQVRAMLDELMGTARDGDSSNYKVKFDDPRVCKSFLLGCCPHDILASTRMDLGDCPNVHDLALRADYERAAANKDYYYDIDAMEHLQNFIGDCDRKTEMAKRRLKETQEELSEEANGKADQIHQLGEQIGTRMAEAEEMGAEGLVDESLKLMEEIEDIKKQKAQLEIEFRNSMPASSYQQQKLRVCEVCGAYLGIHDNDRRLADHFGGKLHLGFITIRSKLDDLKQLVTERRAQREKDREDLRKKREEELRERSASKQRSRTRSRERSRDKDRERRRRSRSGESSRRKKRSRSRSKDRRRRRSHSRERRSRSGSRRRRSGSRSRRSRSGSRSKKNRRGHRSRSGSASRHGRRRRRRSSGSDGDRGRNGDED, from the exons ATGTCTGCACACGATCAAGTTCGAGCTATGCTTGATGAGCTGATGGGAACAGCTCGCGATG GGGATAGCTCAAACTACAAAGTGAAGTTTGATGACCCTCGGGTATGTAAGAGCTTCCTGCTAGGCTGTTGTCCACATGATATTCTTGCTAGCACG CGCATGGATCTTGGGGACTGTCCCAATGTCCATGACCTTGCCCTTCGAGCTGACTATGAGCGTGCTGCCGCCAACAAGGACTACTATTATGACATTGAC GCCATGGAACACCTGCAGAACTTCATTGGGGACTGTGACCGCAAGACAGAGATGGCCAAGCGTCGCCTGAAGGAGACTCAGGAAGAACTCAGCGAGGAGGCCAACGGCAAG GCCGATCAGATTCACCAACTGGGGGAGCAGATTGGCACCAGGATGGCTGAGGCCGAGGAGATGGGGGCCGAAGGACTGGTGGATGAATCGCTCAAACTCATGGAGGAGATCGAGGACATCAAGAAGCAAAAAGCCCAACTGGAA ATCGAATTTCGCAACTCCATGCCTGCCTCCAGCTACCAGCAGCAGAAGCTGCgagtgtgtgaggtgtgtggaGCATACCTAGGTATCCATGACAACGACCGGCGCCTGGCTGACCACTTTGGTGGCAAGCTGCATCTGGGTTTCATCACCATCCGCAGCAAGCTGGATGACCTCAAG CAATTGGTGACAGAACGTCGTGCCCAGCGTGAAAAAGACAGAGAAGATCTACGTAAAAAGCGTGAGGAAGAACTGAGGGAACGCTCTGCAAGCAAACAGCGCAGCCGTACCAGAAGTCGAGAACGTTCCAGGGACAAAGATCGTGAGCGTCGTCGTAGATCCCGCAGCGGAGAAAGCAGCCGGAGGAAAAAGAG GTCCAGGTCACGCTCCAAAGACCGCAGACGTCGTCGAAGTCATTCACGTGAGCGTCGGTCTCGCTCAGGCTCTCGTCGCAG gCGGTCTGGATCTCGGTCCCGTCGATCTCGGTCTGGCAGTCGCTCCAAGAAGAACAGACGCGGCCACCGATCTCGTAGCGGTTCTGCTTCTCGCCACGGCAGGAGGCGGCGAAGACGCTCTTCTGGTTCAGACGGTGACAGAGGCAG gaaCGGGGATGAAGATTAA